The window CGACGGCGTGGAGCAGGCCCCCCAGGGCCTCGGCGCCGCCAGTGCCTTCCCCTGAGACCTGTTCATTGATTGCGGTGAACAACTCGCCGATCTTCCCCGGGCGCTCGAGGATCTCGCTGATCAGGTTGATGGTCCAATCGTCCAGGCCGACTTGATTCCCTTCGAGACACTCGGCGACGATCCGCTCCCATGTCGCGCGGTCGCCTCGGATGCGCTCGCGAAGGAGTTCATCGAAATTGATGCGGCGCACCTCAATCCCCGACTGACCCTCGGACGACCACAACCGTGGCAGCCCGCCCCGAAGGCGCGCCTGATCAGGCGGCACGGCGAGGACGGTCAGGAAGCGGCGCCACAACTCCGCGTCAGTCTGAGATTGGACGATGAGCTGCCCGACCTGATGGGCGTGGAGCAGCGCGGCCAGTTCGGTGACGGCCGCGTCGGGTTTCGCGATCTGCCGGCGGCCCACGGTCAGCGTATCCGGGGTGACGGCAATCGTCAGCGTGCCTGCGGCGGTCGCCGTCTGGGCGGCGGTGGCGAGACTCCACAACGCGCCCGCGACCGTCGGATGCTCCGCGGGATACAGCACCACGGCACGGGCCGCGGCCTTGCAGGCGCGGGCGAAGGCGTTGAGCAATGCGGCGGTATCGGCCGGCAGCGGATCGAGCGCGATGCCGTCGTCGTCGCGGGCGACATGGGCGGGCACGGAGGGTCGTTCGGGCGCAGGCATAGGACGAGCCACTGGCCGACAGGGGCTACCTGGTGATTATCGGCACCAGGCCGCCAGGACTTTCGCTATACTTCTGGCTTCCATGCGTGCCGTCGACATCATTCGCAAGAAACGGGACGGAATCGCGCTAAATCGCGACGAAATCGACAGTTTCGTCACGGGCGCGACCGACGGGTCCTGGCCCGACTACCAGATTTCTGCCCTGTTGATGGCCATCGTGCTCTGCGGGATGAGCGACGAGGAGACGGCTTGGCTGACCGATGCGATGGCTCGCTCAGGGGCCAGGTTCGACCTGGCGAGCCTGCCGGGGCTGAAAGTCGACAAGCACAGCACGGGCGGCGTGGGCGACAAGACCTCACTGGTGCTCGCTCCTCTGGCGGCCGCCTGCGGCGTCGTCGTGCCGATGATGTCGGGACGGGGTCTGGGACACACCGGTGGAACGCTCGACAAGTTGGAAGCGATTCCGGGCTTCAAGGTCGACATGTCGGCCCGCGAGATTGTCGATGCACTCGCCGAGGTGGGTTGCGTGATCGTTGGCCAGACGCGCGACATCGCCCCGGCCGACCGTCGACTCTACCGGCTTCGCGATGTGACGGCGACGGTGGAGAGTATTCCGCTCATCACCGCGTCGATCATGAGCAAGAAGCTCGCCGAGGGTATTGACGCCCTGGTGCTCGACGTCAAGGTCGGGCGCGGCGCGTTCATGAAGACGGCGCCGGAAGCCGAACAACTGGCTCGAGCGATGGTCAAAGCCGGACAGTTGGCCGGTGTGCGAACCGAGGCGGTGCTGACGCGGATGGATGCGCCGCTCGGGCGAGCCATCGGCAATGCGCTCGAGGTCGTGGAGTCGATCGAGACGCTGCGCGGCGAAGGTCCGCCTGATTTGACCGCCCTGTCGGTGCTGCTGGCGGCGCGGATGGTGCTGATGGCCGGACGCGCCGCGACGCCTGTCGAGGCCGAGCGGCTGGTTCGCTGCGCGCTGGCCTCGGGTGAGGGGCTCGCGAAGTTCCGGCAGATGGTGGCCAGGCAGGGCGGCGACGTGTCGGTGGTTGACGACCCGGCGCGTCTGGCGCTGGCGTCGGGCCGCGAGATGGTGCGCGCGGCGAGGTCCGGCTACGTGACGGGGCTCGACGCGATGCTGGTCGGCCGTGCGGCGGCCGCGCTGGGCGCGGGACGGGCCACCGCCGAGGACAAGATCGATCACGGCGTTGGCATCAAGGTGCTGGCGACGCTGGGCGCACTGGTGCGCGCGGGCGAACCGATCCTGGAGCTCTACCATCGCGACAGCCTGGGGCTGCGTGATGCCGTCGATCTGGCCGGGCAGGCGATTGAACTCGGTGCGGCGCCGCCGGCGCCGCAGCCCCTCATGGTTGGCGAGATTGTGTGACATCTTTCCTGGAGATGGAATGGCCACGACACCTGTAACGACACCGGGCGGCCAGGGCTGGCGCCTGTCCTCGACCGAAATCTGGATCTTTGCTGGTGGCGCGCTGGCGGCCTTGGTAGCCGTGCTGCTGGCCGGCCCCGGCGGCCTGCCCAAGGCGCAGCCGTTCGCGGGCGCCATCGTCATCCTGGGCATCGCCTACGCGCTCTCTAACAACCGGCGGGCCATCGATCTCAAGACGGTGCTGTGGGGCCTCGGGCTGCAGATCGTCTTTGCGCTGTTCGTCCTGAAGAACGAATGGGGCCAGCAGGCCTTCAAGTACCTGGGCGATCTCATCACGCGCCTGCTCGATTTCGCGAGCGTCGGCTCGTCATTCGTGTTCGGGCCGCTCGGCGACAAGCAGGCCTGGCCGCGCATTATGACCGCGGTGCTCGGCGACGAAGGAGCCCGCTATTCGATGATCTTCGCGTTCCAGGTGCTGCCCACGATCATCTTCATCGCCGCGCTCTTCGCCATCCTGTACTACTTCGGCGTGATGCAGTTCGTCGTGCGCATCTTTGCCTGGGGGATGCGGAAAGTGATGAAGGCGAGCGGCGCGGAGTCGCTGAACGTGGCGGCCAGCATCTTCATGGGCCAGACCGAGGCGCCGCTGACCATCCGGCCGTACCTGCCGAAAATGACGAATTCCGAGTTGATGACCGTCATGACATCTGGCATGGCGCACATCTCGGGCGGCATCATGGCGGCCTACATCCTGTTCGGGATCGAGGCCAAGCACCTGCTGACCGCCGTGATCATGACCGCGCCAGGCACGCTGATGATGGCGAAGATGTTCGTGCCCGAGACCGAAGTGCCCGAGACGATGGGGACGGTGAAGCTGGATGTGGAGCGGACCGACGTGAACGTCATCGACGCGGCGGGGCGCGGGACGGGCGAAGGGCTTCATCTGGCGCTCAACGTCGGGGCCATGCTGATCTCGTTTCTGGCGCTGGTGGCGTTGTTGAACGCGATGCTCGGGGGCGTCGGGTCGTTTGCGGCGACGAACCTGGGGATGACGTCGGTGGCCAACTTGAGCCTGCAGCAGGTGTTCGGCTGGGCGTTCTCGCCGGTCGCCTGGGCGATGGGTGTGCCCTGGAAGGACTCCCAGATCATCGGGAACCTGCTGGGCACGCGCATGGTGCTCAATGAGTTCGTCGCCTACGCGCAACTGGGTCAGTATGCCGGCGCGACCGCGGTGCACGCGGCGGGACCTCTGTTCGGCGTGCTTGATCCGAAGTCGTTCACGATTGCGACCTTCGCGTTGTGCGGGTTCGCGAACTTCAGCTCCATCGGCATTCAAATCGGCGGGATCAGCGCACTCGCGCCCACGCGGCGGCACGACCTGGCCCGTCTTGGGTTGCGGGCCATGCTGGCGGGCACGCTGGCCAACTTCATGACGGCGACTATTGCGGGGTTCCTGCTGTGACAGACGAATACGCCAGCATCCAGAATGCGGCAGCCTTCGTGCGCGAGCGCGTCGGCGAGGTGCCGCGCGTCGCCATCGTCCTCGGGTCGGGGCTTGGCGATTTTGCCAATACGCTGGCGAACGCCGTATCGGTGCCGTACGCCGCGATTCCGGGATGGCCCGTGTCGACCGTGGTCGGGCACGCGGGTCAGCTCGTGGTCGGCGAGGTGCGCGCTCACCGCGTACTGGTGCTGTCGGGCCGCGCGCATTTCTACGAAGGGCATCCGATGGCGACGGTGGTGTTCGCCACGCGCGTCATGGGGGTGCTCGGCGTCAAGACGATCATCCTGACCAACGCGGCCGGCGGGATCAATACGTCGTTTTCGCAGGGCGCGCTGATGGTGATGGATGACCATCTGAACCTGATGGGCACCAATCCGCTGGTCGGCGCCAACGACGAACGCTTCGGGCCGCGGTTTCCCGACATGACCGAGGTCTATTCAAAACGGCTCCGTGGGCTGGCCGATCAGGCCGCGAAGACGAACGGGCTGGCGATTGCGCACGGGGTCTATGCCGGGCTGCACGGGCCCAGCTACGAGACGCCGGCCGAGATTCGATACCTCCGCACCATCGGCGCCGACGCGGTCGGCATGTCCACCGTGGCGGGAGCGATTGTCGCCCGCCACATGGGGATGGAGGTACTCGGCATCTCGTGCATCACCAACATGGCTGCTGGCGTGCTGCCGCGGGTGCTGAACCATGCCGAGGTGATGGAGACCGCGCAGCGCGTCAAAGGCGCGTTTATCGCGTTGCTCGAGGAGATTGTAGGACAACTCTAATCAGGGCGAATCCTGGCGGTGT of the Acidobacteriota bacterium genome contains:
- a CDS encoding thymidine phosphorylase → MRAVDIIRKKRDGIALNRDEIDSFVTGATDGSWPDYQISALLMAIVLCGMSDEETAWLTDAMARSGARFDLASLPGLKVDKHSTGGVGDKTSLVLAPLAAACGVVVPMMSGRGLGHTGGTLDKLEAIPGFKVDMSAREIVDALAEVGCVIVGQTRDIAPADRRLYRLRDVTATVESIPLITASIMSKKLAEGIDALVLDVKVGRGAFMKTAPEAEQLARAMVKAGQLAGVRTEAVLTRMDAPLGRAIGNALEVVESIETLRGEGPPDLTALSVLLAARMVLMAGRAATPVEAERLVRCALASGEGLAKFRQMVARQGGDVSVVDDPARLALASGREMVRAARSGYVTGLDAMLVGRAAAALGAGRATAEDKIDHGVGIKVLATLGALVRAGEPILELYHRDSLGLRDAVDLAGQAIELGAAPPAPQPLMVGEIV
- a CDS encoding NupC/NupG family nucleoside CNT transporter — encoded protein: MATTPVTTPGGQGWRLSSTEIWIFAGGALAALVAVLLAGPGGLPKAQPFAGAIVILGIAYALSNNRRAIDLKTVLWGLGLQIVFALFVLKNEWGQQAFKYLGDLITRLLDFASVGSSFVFGPLGDKQAWPRIMTAVLGDEGARYSMIFAFQVLPTIIFIAALFAILYYFGVMQFVVRIFAWGMRKVMKASGAESLNVAASIFMGQTEAPLTIRPYLPKMTNSELMTVMTSGMAHISGGIMAAYILFGIEAKHLLTAVIMTAPGTLMMAKMFVPETEVPETMGTVKLDVERTDVNVIDAAGRGTGEGLHLALNVGAMLISFLALVALLNAMLGGVGSFAATNLGMTSVANLSLQQVFGWAFSPVAWAMGVPWKDSQIIGNLLGTRMVLNEFVAYAQLGQYAGATAVHAAGPLFGVLDPKSFTIATFALCGFANFSSIGIQIGGISALAPTRRHDLARLGLRAMLAGTLANFMTATIAGFLL
- a CDS encoding purine-nucleoside phosphorylase produces the protein MTDEYASIQNAAAFVRERVGEVPRVAIVLGSGLGDFANTLANAVSVPYAAIPGWPVSTVVGHAGQLVVGEVRAHRVLVLSGRAHFYEGHPMATVVFATRVMGVLGVKTIILTNAAGGINTSFSQGALMVMDDHLNLMGTNPLVGANDERFGPRFPDMTEVYSKRLRGLADQAAKTNGLAIAHGVYAGLHGPSYETPAEIRYLRTIGADAVGMSTVAGAIVARHMGMEVLGISCITNMAAGVLPRVLNHAEVMETAQRVKGAFIALLEEIVGQL